Proteins encoded together in one Eriocheir sinensis breed Jianghai 21 chromosome 41, ASM2467909v1, whole genome shotgun sequence window:
- the LOC127009572 gene encoding trypsin-1-like produces the protein MGLLPVSCCLLVLVALPCLAQKAEQRAASDCGGEMMVGEEMTLKSPGYPNKYGKRKECRWKLTAADADAKLEVQCPKFDLQKSKKCVKDRLIFQEGGKEKTRFCGNGAKTFTSEAKSLEIVFRSNRWVSKTGFECTVRSLRSSTSAGYWGTANTGKTTTKTTTTTTTKASTGGSGGSGGSGGSSDTCECGVPNLTRIVNGATVNPANKYPWHVGLKKRGGSAYGCGGAIINNKYALTAAHCFFNQEGERESDEDLVVGVADHDMTTTSDDVSGVTRLVNVKKVTLHEKYDPKGHDFDVALLLLEETLDLSKNKELRAVCLPKDDSKTYEGLTGVATGWGDLQTGGSQPNKLQEVELPILAPSCWNLGASANMLCAGYKDGSKDTCQGDSGGPLYVTEGTKFVQVGVTSFGFGKCADPGKPGAYARVSKFLPWIKENTSDATYCNSY, from the exons GTGTTGGTGGCCTTGCCCTGTCTGGCCCAAAAAGCAGAGCAGAGGGCGGCCTCAGACTGCGGCGGCGAAATG ATGGTCGGCGAGGAGATGACACTCAAAAGCCCTGGTTATCCCAACAAGTACGGTAAAAGGAAAGAATGTCGCTGGAAGCTGACTGCTGCTGACGCTGATGCCAAGTTGGAGGTGCAGTGCCCCAAGTTCGATCTTCAGAAGTCGAAAAAGTGCGTGAAGGACCGCCTGATATTTCAAGAGGGCGGAAAAGAGAAGACGCGCTTTTGCGGCAATGGTGCCAAGACCTTCACCTCTGAAGCTAAAAGCTTAGAAATCGTGTTTCGAAGTAATCGGTGGGTGTCTAAGACGGGTTTTGAGTGCACCGTGCGTAGCCTGAGAAGCAGCACTTCTGCAGGGTATTGGGGCACTGCTAACACTGGAAaaaccaccaccaagaccaccaccaccacaaccaccaaggCTTCAACGGGCGGTTCAGGTGGTTCGGGTGGGTCTGGCGGAAGTAGCGACACGTGTGAGTGCGGTGTACCCAACCTGACTCGCATTGTGAACGGTGCCACCGTGAACCCCGCAAATAAGTACCCGTGGCACGTGGGTCTCAAGAAGAGAGGGGGGTCAGCATACGGGTGCGGAGGCGCAATCATCAACAACAAGTACGCCCTCACCGCCGCCCACTGCTTCTTCAATCAAGAAGGTGAGCGCGAGTCCGACGAGGACCTGGTAGTGGGCGTGGCTGATCACGACATGACGACCACGAGTGATGACGTGTCGGGAGTGACGCGGCTGGTAAACGTGAAGAAAGTAACCCTCCATGAGAAGTATGACCCCAAGGGACATGATTTTGACGtcgcgctgctgctgctggaagAAACGCTCGACCTTAGCAAGAACAAGGAGCTGCGTGCCGTATGTCTGCCGAAGGACGACTCAAAGACCTACGAGGGGCTGACCGGCGTTGCCACCGGTTGGGGAGATCTACAGACAGGCGGATCGCAGCCTAATAAGCTCCAGGAAGTGGAACTGCCCATCCTGGCCCCGTCCTGCTGGAACTTGGGTGCCTCCGCGAATATGCTATGCGCCGGCTACAAGGACGGCAGTAAGGATACCTGCCAAGGAGACTCCGGAGGACCGCTTTATGTCACGGAGGGCACCAAGTTCGTGCAGGTCGGAGTAACCTCTTTCGGCTTTGGCAAATGTGCTGATCCCGGTAAGCCCGGAGCCTACGCCAGGGTGTCCAAGTTCCTGCCATGGATCAAGGAGAACACCTCTGATGCCACTTACTGCAACAGTTACTGA